The following proteins are encoded in a genomic region of Cryptomeria japonica chromosome 11, Sugi_1.0, whole genome shotgun sequence:
- the LOC131077653 gene encoding receptor-like protein 34: protein MAVPLVNFALISAVFTILFTNPCVGRFSCPTEESQALLSFKEALNVSDGILSSWVNGTDCCSKWDGISCNNFTYHVERVNLSAEQGVQSGLISGSLCNLPFLKYLILRNIGLTGTIPSCLGNISHLIYLHLKNNSLSGIVPPFICQLTNLSHIDIAFNQFRGILPSCLQNLSLLKYLSISFNQFNEKFQLAGLSSLEQLYARHFSFRENITSSELTLPSSVKILWLSHISISDTLLHNLAELKFVFLSDCVLNISATWIPQFQLGGLDITSCSIGGRIPDWLFTQYSLRGFQLVDDNIVGEIPSWIWENFAELIHLNLSRNHLHGNLTIPNRSVR from the coding sequence ATGGCTGTTCCTCTTGTTAACTTTGCCTTGATCAGTGCAGTTTTTACTATCCTTTTCACAAACCCATGCGTTGGTCGATTCAGTTGTCCTACCGAGGAGTCCCAAGCTCTTCTTTCCTTCAAAGAAGCGCTGAATGTCTCTGATGGCATTCTCAGTTCATGGGTTAATGGAACTGATTGTTGCTCCAAGTGGGATGGGATATCATGCAATAATTTCACTTACCATGTAGAGCGGGTGAATTTGAGTGCAGAGCAGGGCGTGCAGAGTGGATTAATATCTGGTAGTTTGTGCAACCTTCCTTTTCTCAAATACCTCATCCTAAGGAACATTGGTCTAACTGGTACTATTCCTTCCTGTTTAGGAAATATTTCTCATCTTATTTATTTGCATTTGAAAAACAATAGCTTGAGTGGAATAGTTCCCCCTTTCATTTGTCAGCTCACTAATCTGAGCCATATAGATATAGCCTTTAACCAATTCAGGGGAATATTGCCATCTTGTCTACAAAATCTGTCCTTGCTTAAGTACTTGAGCATTTCTTTTAACCAATTCAACGAGAAGTTTCAGCTTGCTGGTCTTTCGTCCCTCGAGCAGCTGTATGCTCGTCATTTTTCCTTCCGTGAGAACATTACTTCTTCAGAGTTGACATTACCATCCTCTGTAAAGATTCTCTGGCTCTCCCATATTTCTATATCAGATACTCTGCTTCATAACCTTGCCGAACTGAAATTTGTGTTTCTATCAGATTGTGTACTGAATATTAGTGCAACTTGGATTCCCCAGTTCCAGTTAGGAGGCTTAGATATTACCTCATGTAGTATTGGTGGTCGAATTCCCGATTGGCTTTTCACTCAATATTCATTACGCGGATTTCAACTGGTTGACGACAATATTGTTGGGGAAATCCCCTCCTGGATATGGGAGAACTTTGCTGAGTTGATTCATTTGAATCTTTCAAGAAATCATTTACATGGAAACCTTACTATCCCGAACAGATCAGTTCGTTAG